The Rhopalosiphum maidis isolate BTI-1 chromosome 1, ASM367621v3, whole genome shotgun sequence genome has a segment encoding these proteins:
- the LOC113561218 gene encoding ADP-ribosylation factor-like protein 5A, whose translation MGLLFSKIWSYFGTEEHKIVIIGLDNAGKTTILYQFLMNEVVHTSPTIGSNVEEVIWNNIHFIMWDLGGQQSLRAAWSTYYCNTEFVIVVIDSTDRSRLDLSREELYKVLNNEELSSAAVLVYANKQDMKGALTAAEISKHLNLTSIKKQQWHIQACCALTGEGLYQGLEWICSQLKNK comes from the exons ATGGGCctcttgttttcaaaaatatggaGTTACTTCGGCACCGAag AGCACAAAATCGTCATCATTGGCCTAGACAATGCGGGCAAGACTACCATATTGTATCAGTTCCTAATGAACGAAGTTGTACATACTTCACCGACTATTGGCTCAAACGTTGAGGAAGTGATATGgaacaatatacatttcataatGTGGGATCTGGGCGGACAACAATCCCTCAGAGCCGCTTGGTCCACCTACTATTGTAACACTGAG tttgtgATAGTGGTCATTGACTCGACTGATCGCAGTCGTCTGGATTTGAGCCGTGAAGAACTGTACAAGGTATTGAACAATGAAGAACTTTCTTCAGCTGCTGTTCTTGTTTATGCCAACAAACAAGACATGAAAGGCGCATTAACCGCTGCAGAGATCAGCAAACATTTAAATCTGACTTCCATTAAGAAACAACAGTGGCATATTCAAGCTTGTTGTGCATTGACTGGTGAAGG ATTGTATCAAGGTCTGGAATGGATATGCAGTCAATTGAAGAACAAATGA